Within the Myxococcota bacterium genome, the region GCCTGTTCATCTTCCCCGACTTCAACGTCGCCGACAGCGCGATCGTGATCGGCGTGTGTCTGCTCCTGCTCGACGTGGTGACTCAGGAGACCGAGAGCGGGGTCGTCCCCAAGGGCGCGCCCGAAGAGCGCGACGGCTGAGCCCTCCGCACGCGCAGCGTGCGTTCATCGGGATCGGATCGAATCTGGGCGATCCGCGGCGCGAGGTGCTGCGCGCGATCCGGGAGCTCGAGAAGTGGGGTACGGCGCGCGTCTCGTCGCTCTGGCGCACCGAGCCCGCCGGCGGCGACCCCGGTCAGTCCTGGTACGTGAACGCCGTGGTCGAGCTCGCGCTCGGTGGCGACCCGTTCGCGTGCCTGGCGCGCCTGCGCGCGCTCGAGCGCGCTGCCGGCCGGCCCGACGCGCGGCCCCGCTTCGCCCCGCGCGCGCTCGACCTCGATCTCCTGCTGTTCGGCGACGCCGTGGTCCGGAGCCCGGAGCTCAGCGTTCCCCACCCGGGTCTCACCCGGCGCCGCTTCGTGCTCGCCCCGCTCGCCGAGCTCGCGCCCGAGCTCGTGCCGCCGGGCGAAACCCGCAGTATTGCCGCCTTGTTGCAGAGCCTTGACGATCCGGGGCGAGTCGAGAACCTTGGCCCGGCAACGGAGGGCGCGACATGAAGTTCTTCCTCGATACCGCCAGCGTGAAGGACATCCGCGAGGGTGTGGCGCTCGGATTGTGCGACGGCGTCACGACCAACCCCACGCTCCTGTCGAAGGAGAAGGGCGACCCGCGCGAAGTCGTGCGCGAGATCACCAAGATCTGCGACGGCCCGATCAGCGCCGAGGTCGTGTCACTCGACTCCGAGGGCATGGTCCGCGAGGGCCTCGAGTGGCGGAAGGTCGCCTCGAACATCGTCGTGAAGATCCCCATGACGACCGAGGGCCTGAAGGCGATCCGGATTCTCTCGAGTCAGGAGATTCCGACCAACTGCACGCTGGTCTTCTCGCCGATCCAGGCGCTCATGGCCGCGAAGGCCGGCGCGACTTACGTCTCGCCGTTCGTGGGCCGGCTCGACGACATCCAGCCCGAGTCGGGCATGGCGGTCATCGCGCAGATCGTCGAGATCTTCGAGAACTACGACATCGCGACCGAGGTCCTGGTCGCCTCGATCCGCAACACACAGCACGTGAT harbors:
- the folK gene encoding 2-amino-4-hydroxy-6-hydroxymethyldihydropteridine diphosphokinase is translated as MGSNLGDPRREVLRAIRELEKWGTARVSSLWRTEPAGGDPGQSWYVNAVVELALGGDPFACLARLRALERAAGRPDARPRFAPRALDLDLLLFGDAVVRSPELSVPHPGLTRRRFVLAPLAELAPELVPPGETRSIAALLQSLDDPGRVENLGPATEGAT
- the fsa gene encoding fructose-6-phosphate aldolase; this encodes MKFFLDTASVKDIREGVALGLCDGVTTNPTLLSKEKGDPREVVREITKICDGPISAEVVSLDSEGMVREGLEWRKVASNIVVKIPMTTEGLKAIRILSSQEIPTNCTLVFSPIQALMAAKAGATYVSPFVGRLDDIQPESGMAVIAQIVEIFENYDIATEVLVASIRNTQHVIESARLGADIATMPPAVLFGLAKHPLTDKGIEQFLADWEKVKNR